CGGGAGTGAGCTTCGGGTCTACGCCCGCGCAACCTAGCGCCGTCTGGAGCAGAAACACGAACGCCTGTACTATGAACTGCATGATACTTCACCTCCTTTCTCCTAACCTCTTGCTTCTGACATCTAGCATCTGACTTCTGACTTCGTCTTGTCTCCTGAGAATGGGGACAGTCCAAAAGGTGGACACGTCCACGGAGCGACGCGAGGGACGCGTCGCGGATGTGTCCCCGGCGCTTGTCAGCGCGGTACAGTCCCCATTTTCCGCCCTTTTTCCAAGGGCGGCCGGCGGGCTCTCTGCTGGCCGCGTCTGTCAGTTAAGCTCTGACCGAGCCCGAAAGCAGGACGTGCCGGCGACTGCCCCGGTTTGCACCGGGACCTCCTCACCGTGTTCGATTCGGTCGGCGAGAGCAAGCAGAGCCAATGCCTTGACGTTGGCGATGGCCGCGGGGCGAGTCGGGCCATAGTCCGGAAGCCGGGAGTCAACGCCGCGAACGGCTTCCCGAACTGCAGCGGGAGGAACTGCGCGGACCCGCGTGGAACAGCGCCGGATTCCGGGCGGAACGCAGGCATTGACAAGCGCGGGGCGAGGCTGAGAATATGAGTCGAGCCTCCGCTTGTACGGAGGCAAGGGCAAGCGTGCCCGGGTCCCAGCGGATTTCGCCATCGGAGGTGGTAATGAAGAGAATGTTCGTGCTTCTCGCAGGCCTGGCGCTGGTCGCCGGCCTGCACGCAGCGGACACTACCGGTATCTCCGGTATTGTCGCCAACGCCCACAACGGGCACCCGATTGCGGGCGCGGCGGTGTGCACCGGCCACGGCGGCGCATGCACCGATTCCAACGGCTATTATCTCATCCCGATTCAGGCCGGCACCTACCAGGTCACTGCCTCGGCCACCGGGTTTCAGTGCGAGGTGTACCCCGAGTCGGTCGTCGTCGTTCAGGGACACGTTACCGACAGCATCGATTTCGCGCTGGTGCCGCTCGATACTTCGCACGGCACAATCTCGGGCAAGGTGACCGACGCCCAGACCGGGAGCGGGATTGACGGCGCCCTGCTGGTCGCCTGCGGCCCGGACGGAAGCGGCGAAACCCATTCGTATGCCTGCGGCGGGTATCAGATTGCGAGCCTGCCGCCGGGTAAGTACCAGGTCAGCGCTTCCGCGACCGGGTATGAGCCGGCCACGTACCCGGAGTCGGTCGTCGTGGTCGGGGGACAGAATACGCCGGACATCGATTTCGCCCTGGTCCCGACCGGCGGCGGGCACGGCGGCATCGCGGGCTTCGTGTCCGATTCCTTGACCGGCGACGCCATCGCCGGGGCGCTGGTGACCGCGACCGGGCCGCACGGCAGCGGGCAGGAGCATACCTGCCAGCACGGCGGATACCTGATATCGAACCTGCCCGCGGGCAAGTACTCGGTCTGCGCTCAGGCTCAGGGGTACAAGTCCAAGGTGTATCCGGAGTCGGTGGAGGTCATCGGCGGCCAGGTCACCGAGCAGATCAACTTCGCGCTCGCGCCCGACAGCGCCGAGACCGGCGGGATTTCCGGGCAGGTGACGAACTCCGTGACCGGCGACCCGATATTCGGCGCGCTGGTTGTGGCGCATGGCCCCAGCCATGGGCAAGGGAACACCTGTCAACACGGCTACTACTACATCGGCGAGCTGGCACCCGGAATCTACGAGGTCGTGGCCGGAGCGCGGGGGTTCAAGACATCAGCCCCGGAGACGGTCGAGGTCCACACGGGGCAGGTGACGCAACACGTGGACTTCGCGCTCGAACCGGAGGACGGCCAGACCGGCGGAATCTCGGGTACGGTGACCGATTCGGTGACCGGGGCTCCGATTGCCAGCGCCACGCTGTTCGCCTGGGGTCCGGGCGGGCAGGGCTGGGCCACGTCGGATTCCATGGGCTACTACCTGATCCAAGAGCTGCGCCATGGCAAGTACCTGGTGCGAGCCTGCGCGTACGGCTACCACCCGAAGGTCTATCCGGAGAGCGTCCTGGTCGTACCGGGCCAGGTTACCGAGAGCATCGGTTTCGCACTGGCCCCGAGCCACGGCGGCGGCATGGCCGGCTTCGTGTATGACGGTATCTCCCAGACCGAGCTGAGCGGCGCGCTGGTTACCGCCACCGGCTCCAAGGGAAGCGGCCAGGCCTATACCGGCACGTGGGGCGAGTACCGGATTGAGGGGCTTGAGCCCGATGATTATTCGGTGACCATCACGGCGCCGGGCTATCACGCGGGCGCGTACTTCGAGCCGGTCATGGTCCAGACCGACGTGATTACGTCGTTCGTCAGTCCGGCCATCTATCAGTTGACGGGCGTGCAGGAATCACGC
The sequence above is drawn from the bacterium genome and encodes:
- a CDS encoding carboxypeptidase regulatory-like domain-containing protein; the encoded protein is MKRMFVLLAGLALVAGLHAADTTGISGIVANAHNGHPIAGAAVCTGHGGACTDSNGYYLIPIQAGTYQVTASATGFQCEVYPESVVVVQGHVTDSIDFALVPLDTSHGTISGKVTDAQTGSGIDGALLVACGPDGSGETHSYACGGYQIASLPPGKYQVSASATGYEPATYPESVVVVGGQNTPDIDFALVPTGGGHGGIAGFVSDSLTGDAIAGALVTATGPHGSGQEHTCQHGGYLISNLPAGKYSVCAQAQGYKSKVYPESVEVIGGQVTEQINFALAPDSAETGGISGQVTNSVTGDPIFGALVVAHGPSHGQGNTCQHGYYYIGELAPGIYEVVAGARGFKTSAPETVEVHTGQVTQHVDFALEPEDGQTGGISGTVTDSVTGAPIASATLFAWGPGGQGWATSDSMGYYLIQELRHGKYLVRACAYGYHPKVYPESVLVVPGQVTESIGFALAPSHGGGMAGFVYDGISQTELSGALVTATGSKGSGQAYTGTWGEYRIEGLEPDDYSVTITAPGYHAGAYFEPVMVQTDVITSFVSPAIYQLTGVQESREPADGVRLSVVPNVFSRSTTVRWQIAEGGRAVLRVFDKAGRAVRTLAHSRLDRGSFSVVWDGKDASGTRLARGTYFVELRSPGGRLVTRAVLVNR